A genomic region of Scomber japonicus isolate fScoJap1 chromosome 5, fScoJap1.pri, whole genome shotgun sequence contains the following coding sequences:
- the si:ch211-284k5.2 gene encoding LOW QUALITY PROTEIN: uncharacterized protein CFAP97D2 (The sequence of the model RefSeq protein was modified relative to this genomic sequence to represent the inferred CDS: deleted 1 base in 1 codon) yields MSRAALHRSYQPLKPVTNRYLQQRWDQDNFENHRRKVSSALPVVETRGMRTPAHVQLKLKKLQLQDERLSIIDRDNRLLASKLADIVCSKGLVDHRNHYHPRSLNADKRREELLLVSRQNQAIYQRITSRQSEYRRQLWLDDWERTQCRRDDISRYPQGFGDKQVQRRRCVTMM; encoded by the exons GAGCAGCATTGCACAGGTCCTACCAGCCGTTA AAACCCGTCACTAACCGCTATCTGCAGCAGCGATGGGACCAGGACAACTTTGAAAACCACcgcaggaag GTGAGCTCTGCCCTGCCTGTAGTGGAAACGAGGGGCATGAGGACACCGGCTCACGTCCAGCTCAAACTGAAAAAGCTGCAG CTGCAGGATGAGCGGCTGTCAATCATCGACAGAGACAACCGCCTGCTGGCCTCCAAGCTGGCCGACATCGTTTGCTCTAAAGGTCTGGTGGACCACAGGAACCATTACCACCCGAGGAG TCTGAATGCTGACAAACGGAGGGAGGAACTTCTGCTGGTCAGCCGCCAGAATCAGGCCATCTACCAGCGAATCACATCCCGCCAGTCGGAGTACCGCCGCCAGCTGTGGTTGGATGACTGGGAAAGGACGCAGTGTCGGCGGGACGATATTTCCCGCTACCCGCAAGGGTTCGGAGATAAACAGGTCCAAAGAAGGAGATGTGTGACAATGATGTGA